Proteins from a genomic interval of Thamnophis elegans isolate rThaEle1 chromosome 2, rThaEle1.pri, whole genome shotgun sequence:
- the C2H3orf62 gene encoding uncharacterized protein C3orf62 homolog yields the protein MSEKLSRCRKELAAAIDRAMEDLSIPFLPSQDTSNNQDSDLPIVQLSTPHNVDIFNSKREVISPTVYGPQPSSAISSPEKENPLLRSNLFPVTVTSSITCTKREPLMSKENTWLHTPIFMADKQYFISLQDSERWKKGQVSKTDERSMKSETNLISCDVPPENPKDHEDMSAGKQYVLCSIAFLNLITSLLCTFFFSVGESSAVHLGERTTFRKVLEHSPEDEAIIETLLDMEEEYRLNSSTLHQLH from the exons ATGTCTGAAAAGTTAAGTAGGTGCCGTAAGGAGCTAGCAGCAGCTATTGATCGAGCAATGGAAGAtctctccattcctttccttccttcccaagatACCAGCAACAACCAGGACTCCGATTTGCCAATAGTGCAACTTTCTACACCCCATAATGTAGATATCTTTAATTCTAAGAGAGAGGTAATCTCTCCTACTGTATATGGCCCCCAGCCATCTTCAGCCATCTCCTCTCCTGAAAAAGAGAATCCCCTCCTTAGGTCAAATCTCTTTCCAGTGACGGTAACCTCGAGTATTACATGTACCAAACGGGAACCATTGATGAGCAAGGAAAATACATGGTTGCACACTCCAATCTTTATGGCTGACAAGCAGTATTTTATCAGCCTACAAGACAGtgagagatggaagaaaggacAAGTAAG cAAAACTGATGAACGATCCATGAAGTCAGAAACAAACCTAATTTCCTGTGATGTTCCTCCAGAGAATCCAAAGGATCATGAAGATATGTCTGCTGGTAAGCAATATGTCCTCTGCTCCATAGCTTTTTTAAATTTG ATTACTAGCCTtttatgcactttttttttttctgtaggcGAATCCTCAGCTGTCCATCTGGGTGAGAGGACCACTTTCAGGAAGGTCCTAGAACACAGCCCTGAAGATGAAGCTATCATTGAAACCTTGTTGGATATGGAAGAGGAATACAGATTAAACAGCTCCACCTTGCACCAGCTTCACTAG